GCCTTGAAGGACACCTTCCCCAGGGAAGTATCCGTCTTTGTCTTGACCAGACCCGCCCATCCCGTTCGCGCGCCGATCGTCCAAGCGACCGAATCCGGCGCCGAGGAAGTGGCGATGGTGAAATCCGCCTCGACGATTTTCTCCGGCTCCGGAGGCAGTTCCGTCACTTCGCAAGCACTGAGCACGAGGACAAGGCCAGCCAGCCAGCCTCCTGCGCGGCAGCGGAATTTTACCGTCGGAAAACGAAGCGATCGGGAATTTGGTTGGGGCATATCGGTCCACAGCGAGGGGTTCGTTCCCGTCGGACCACCTCCGGCACTGGACCGGGGATTGTCTGGATCGGAAATGGACACTCCCCGCTGAACAGGAAGTGTCCTTGCAAGAAAGTATAGCCGACGACAACCCGGGAACGATTTCAGGGCGTTGTCAATTTTGGAACTGGACACCACTGGTGTCCAGTTCATGTCAGGCAATGATCCGACGCGCCTCCAGGTAGTAGCGCTTTTCTTCCGCGTGACCCATGGAGAAGGACTTCTTGGGCAGCGGGCCGTTCTCCTGGACCCATGCGAACAGGCGTTCGCGGGCGATCACGGGCGTGAAGAAGATTCCGGCTCCTTCGGAAACCAGCTTCTTGGAATCCTCCCAGCCGTGGATGAAGTCGATGCGCGCGGCGGGAACTCCCTTCTGGAAGTTTCCGAACAGCTCGTCGACCTTGGCGGTGGGGAGTTTCTTGCCCTTGTAGGAGAGCACGTACCAGTTCTTGCCGTCGAAGTACCCGGCCTTGTTCTGGCCTTCCGGGGAGACCAGCAAGGCTTGCAGGTCGGCCTCCTTGATCTGGGTGACATCGGCGGTGGCCTCCGAAAGGACTGCCTCCGTGAGTTCGGGGATGTCCTTGGTGAACACCGCGCGGTGGATGGGCTCGAAGAACAATCCCGGCGAGTGGATGTTGACAATTTCCGCCAGAGCGAAGCGGGCCGGATGGGCGTCGATCTCGGATTGGCTCGCGCCTTTGGCGGAAAGCTCCGTCTTGGTCTCTTCCCAGCGGGCCTTGGCCGTGGCCAGGCTGTGGTTGCCGTCGCCCATGGCCCAGAACAGGGGGGTGGGACCCTGGACGGAAATCGTCTTCTCCAGGAGGGCATCCAGCTTGGCGAGAACCTCGGCAAGGACCGCGCCTTCCAGCTTCCAACCCTTGAGGTGTCCACCCTGCTGCATCAGTTCCACGTCGTAGATGGTCTCCAGGCCGGAAGTCTTGGCGGCCAGGGCCTCCACCACGGCCCGGTCCGGATCGTCGATCAGGATCATGATGTGGGGCAATTCCAGCGGAGCTGCGCGACGGACCGCCAAGCGGGGCGGAATGCGATCGACGATGGTGCCTTCGGTGGCGCGGATCAGGCTCTTGGAATCGCGGGCGTAGTCGTAACGCTCCAGATCCATGGCCACCACGATCCCTTCACGGGTGCCGGAATGCTCGGTGGTGCGCTGGAGGTACACCAGGCATTCGCCCTGGTTTTCCAGGATGCCACGGGAGGTGTAATCGGCCATGGCCTCGTGGATCTTGCCGATCTTGGCGCCCACTTCGGGGCTTTCCAGGAAGATCTCCGGCAGCGTGATGCGCAGCGTGGAAGGCGCGGTGCCCACGAGGGCTTCCACCTGGTTCCAGTAGGCGTGATCGGAGGTGTACTGGTCGCAAGCCACCACGGCCCACTTGGAAAGGTCCGTGCCGGACTTGGGCAGCAGGACCTGCGGAACGGTGATCCCGAGCTTTTTCAGCAGGGCGGCGTGGGTTTCGGTCGGCTTGGTCATAATGGGTCTCCCGGTGGATACGAAGATCCCTATTTTAGAAATCCCCCAACAGCCTGCGGGATCGTTACCATTCACCTCCATGAGCGATTCCGACCAGAGGTTGACCGAACTGGAAATCCGACTGTCCCACAGCGAGCGCACCGTGGAGCAACTCCACGAGGTGGTGCTGCTCCTGAAGGGAGATCTGGAACGGCTCGGACGGAAGTTCGAGGAGCTCCAGGAACAGATGGAATCCAGCAGCCAGGAAACCGGCCCCGCCGACGACCGGCCGCCGCATTGGTGAGGCAGGGGAGCACCCTAATCGATCCCCTGGACAACGCCCCCCTTTACCAGAATCCGTCCGAGAGACGCGGATTATCGGGGTCTTCGCGTCGGACATCCTTCCACAGCTTCACCCAACTCTCTCCCAGGCTTTGCGGATTGTTTCCAACGATGTAGATCCAATCCCACTTCTGTTCCTGGAGGACCATGGTCGCCGTCCCGGAATGGTTGGGCCCGATTCTGTTCCAAGCCGCGGTGACCAAACGAGTTCGAGTCTGGCTCCAGACCTCCTCCCGCACCTTGTCGGAATTGTCCATCAGCCAATCGGAGAAGTAGATCTTCTCGCCTCCGCAGTGGTCGCGAATGACCTCCTCCCGTCGATTCGACCCAGCGGCGACGCCTGCGTTGTAGGCATTGGCCGCGTCTTCGATTTTCGGAGCCTCCTTGCTGGACGCGAAGCCTCTTAAGCCATCCATGTAGCCCCTTGTTGTTTCGTCGGTCACCCTCTTGATCGAATCTCGGGTGTCCTTCAGCTCCCAAACAGCCATCAGAGCGGTCACGTTCACAGCAATGGTGGCTACCCCTCCAACCACGATCGCGAGAGGAATTGCCAACGCTCCCAGGCTCAACAATTCCGGTGCGAAGCTTTTCGCGACATCAGCGGCGATCATTTTCCAGTTTGGTCTGACTTTTGCCGAAAGCGTTCCCTTCACCGATCCATCGAACGCGAATTCCATGATGTTCCAGGGACCGCCATAGGCCACACCACCGGCGATCTCAACGGTCAGCGGCCATTCACTTTTCAATTCCCCGCCGAACTTCCAAGAAAACTCATACAGTCCAAGCGTCACTTCCAGCGAAAAGGCCCAAGTCGCATCACCCACTTTCTTTTGAAACACAATCTCGCAACCGACCTTTGCTTCCGCCGTGAAGGAAACCCCATCTTCGAACTTGAGCCCCCGGGCCGCCGATGCTTTTCCCGAAACGTCCATCGTCCATTCCGAGTCAAGCTTTAATGATTTGGTGACCGCCCCGGAAAGCCCTTGTTGGACAGAATCTTTCGAAAAAGCGTGACTGACCGCCCCGCTCCAGGTCGCTGATTTCCCTACTTTCCCGGAAACCTCAATCGCGAATTTCACCTCATCCAATTCAACGTATCGTGTCCCTGCGGAAATCCTTTTGGCAGCTTTGGTCAAGCATTCATTCAGCCAATCCGCAGAGATCTCGAATTTGACCTCCTGCGCTCCCCCCGTCGTCAGGCCAACCATTTTCACGCCGACTTGCCGCCGCTCCTTCGCTCCCCCTGGAAAGGAGGCCGCGACCTCATAGAAGCGAACTTTCCCCTCGGTACTCGCCAAGTCGTTTTCGTACGGGGCTCCGAATCGGCCGATCGGCTCAACCGCGTCCCCGTTGATCAGAACGTATTCGGCACCCAACGCCCACCATTCGACCGTCGCGAATTGTTCCTCGTTGATTTCCACGACATCTCCCTCGACGTAGCCCCCTGGGCCGCTGAGGAGTACCTGCAGAAACTTCCCCGAAGACATTCCGCCTTCCAGGTGGGGACTCATCCCATTGTCCACGCACATGCCGCCGTAGCTCATGGAGGACTGGTTGGCGCCGGGATCGACCGAACACATCCCACCATCTCCGAAGAACGAACTGGTATACCCCCAAACGGACGCGACAGGCGGCTTCCCGTCCGGTGTATTGTAGGACATGTTCTGTTCGGGAAAGCTGGCGTTGCCTTCCGGATTCTCCGGCGTGCACATGCCTCCTTCCGGTGGGAACCACTCCGAGCCAGAGGAGGCTGGTGGCGGCATGGTGCTCATCCTTCCTTCGTCGGGATCGTAGGACATGTTGGGGTCAGTGGACATGACCGGTCCTCATTTCGCGGCGACGGTTTTTGCCGTCGGATAGTTCAGGGATATTTGCGGGATGGGGTTGTCCTGCTTCGCCGAGCGCAGAAGATAGCGCCCCGCCTTGAGCCCCACGAAGGACGCGTAGCCGTGGTCGTCGGTCACGGAATCCAATTCCACCGGACCCACCAGCTTCACCGGCAGGTTCGCGACCGCCTTCTTCTTGGCATCCACCACGCGAACATGCACGCCGTGCACCTCGAAGTCCTGGGTTTCCTCGAGCTTGGAGGTCCATTGCGTGTATTCCACATCGCCTTCGTGGCTGACGCCTTTGGGAGGCCTGGGCTTGATCTTCTTCTCGAAGAAGAACACCTCCACGCGGCGATCGTCTTCCACGAGTCCCGCCTCGGCGATGCTGCCGTCCGGATGGCCTTCGCAGCCATGCGGCAGCGGGATGTCGTCGTGCGTGACGGTGGTGTCCTCGATCTCCAAGTAGGCTTTCACCAATGCTTCGCGGGTTTTCGGCCCCACGATCCCGTCGTCCTTCAACGCTTTGGATTTCTGGAACGCCTTGATGGCGGATTTTGTCTTCTCGTCCGTGATGCCCGACGCGCACCCCTCGAAGAAGGGCTTGCCGCCATTGTCCAGCGCCGACAACATGAGTTGGATCTCGCGGGTGCCCCAGCGCGAAGCCGCCACCTGCGAAGGCCCGAAGCACGCCAGCCACGGCTCGTGCTTGCCCACCAGGTAGGCGGTGAGCATCTCGGCCCGGTGGCGCGCCAGATCGATGCCCGCGTGGATTTCGTCGCTTTCGGCATGCCCCACCACCAGCATCTTGGCGGCGGGATAGGCCTTGTTCATGGCCACGATCTTGCGAATGCCAGGCAAGGCCTGCGGCAACACGAATCCCTTGTTGGCATCGAAGACCATTCCCACCATGCGCACCCGGCGCACCTGGTTGGAGACCTCGGCGGGTTGGGCGACATCCAATGGGAACTTCTGGATCACCGCGGAATCTTCCATGGGGTTGGAAGTTGGATCCACCTTCTTGCCCGCGGCGACGGGTGTCAGTGCGGGTTCCATGCCGGCTTCGAACAACCCGACTTCGACACCGACATCCTCCGCACGCGCGATGTCCGCACCATTGGAATACACGCCTTTGCCCGCGGCATGCCCCCAGGTAGGCGCAGGCCACGACGGCGCGGCCTTCTCCGCATCACCCATCGTCTTTCCGACCGCATGGCACAGCGCGTCCAGGAGGGCCTCCCAAGTCTTTTTCCCGGCATCGCCATCCGACTTCAAGGCCACGCCCAATCGAGCCTCGCAACCAGACTGGAACCCCTTGATCGCGGCGGTGGTCTTGGCCCCGGTCTTGCCATCCACAGCACCCGGATCGCAGCTCCAATCGAACCCCAGACACAATCCGGAAAGAATCGATTGCAGGTCCTTGGTGTCCATCTTCGCGCGCAGCGTTTCCCAAGCCGCCTTGTCGCGGGAAAGCACACACTGGACCCATTGGGCGCGGTACTTCGCCAAATCCCGCGCGCTCTGGCCCTTGGCAAAACCAAAAGCCACCAGCGTGGCACCGGATGTTTTCGCGTGTTCCTGCAACACGGCCGCCAGGCCCAGGGCCCATTTTCCGTCTTCATCCATCACCGGCGCGATGTGGCGATCCTTGTAGGAGAGGTGGGGGGCTCCCAAGTACCGGCACAGGTTCTGCAACTTCACAGGTGCAGCGGCGCTTTCCGCCTTGGATCCGCTGGCTTCCTCAGCGGTCGCGCGATATTCGAGCTTGGTACCCAGCTCGGGAGGAGGCGTGGGGCAATGCAGCACCAGCTTCACTTCCAGTTGACTCTCGCCAGCCTTTGCGTCCACCGGCGTCGTGGCCGTTTCGGAGAGATCGTTCCAATCCTGCTCGCCCTCGGTGCGCACCCACAGTTTGAAGGTCACGGACCCCTTGGTGGGAGGATCCGACTGGGTGACCTTGCATTGCACCAAGGCGTCGCGATCCGGATACAGGCTGGAGGGAAAGGCGAATTTGCAATCGGAAAGGGAGATCGCCCCGGATACCTCTTGCTTCTCCTCGGGCCACGGGTCCTCCTCGCGGCATTGCTTGAGGTAGGCGTCGGAATCGTACTTGGCCTTGGGCTGCGATTTGTTGACCGATCGGGACGCGGCGAGCTTCGATTGGACTTTCTCCCAATCCAGGGTGGCGGAGGGTTTGGCCTTCGACTCGTCCAGCAGGTTGCCACCCCTGAAAATTTGGCGGAAGGCATCCGGCTTCGATGGTTTGTTCATGGGCAGCTCCTGCGCGCTGGG
This DNA window, taken from Fibrobacterota bacterium, encodes the following:
- a CDS encoding DUF1015 domain-containing protein — its product is MTKPTETHAALLKKLGITVPQVLLPKSGTDLSKWAVVACDQYTSDHAYWNQVEALVGTAPSTLRITLPEIFLESPEVGAKIGKIHEAMADYTSRGILENQGECLVYLQRTTEHSGTREGIVVAMDLERYDYARDSKSLIRATEGTIVDRIPPRLAVRRAAPLELPHIMILIDDPDRAVVEALAAKTSGLETIYDVELMQQGGHLKGWKLEGAVLAEVLAKLDALLEKTISVQGPTPLFWAMGDGNHSLATAKARWEETKTELSAKGASQSEIDAHPARFALAEIVNIHSPGLFFEPIHRAVFTKDIPELTEAVLSEATADVTQIKEADLQALLVSPEGQNKAGYFDGKNWYVLSYKGKKLPTAKVDELFGNFQKGVPAARIDFIHGWEDSKKLVSEGAGIFFTPVIARERLFAWVQENGPLPKKSFSMGHAEEKRYYLEARRIIA
- a CDS encoding SlyX family protein; translation: MSDSDQRLTELEIRLSHSERTVEQLHEVVLLLKGDLERLGRKFEELQEQMESSSQETGPADDRPPHW
- a CDS encoding peptidoglycan-binding protein — protein: MNKPSKPDAFRQIFRGGNLLDESKAKPSATLDWEKVQSKLAASRSVNKSQPKAKYDSDAYLKQCREEDPWPEEKQEVSGAISLSDCKFAFPSSLYPDRDALVQCKVTQSDPPTKGSVTFKLWVRTEGEQDWNDLSETATTPVDAKAGESQLEVKLVLHCPTPPPELGTKLEYRATAEEASGSKAESAAAPVKLQNLCRYLGAPHLSYKDRHIAPVMDEDGKWALGLAAVLQEHAKTSGATLVAFGFAKGQSARDLAKYRAQWVQCVLSRDKAAWETLRAKMDTKDLQSILSGLCLGFDWSCDPGAVDGKTGAKTTAAIKGFQSGCEARLGVALKSDGDAGKKTWEALLDALCHAVGKTMGDAEKAAPSWPAPTWGHAAGKGVYSNGADIARAEDVGVEVGLFEAGMEPALTPVAAGKKVDPTSNPMEDSAVIQKFPLDVAQPAEVSNQVRRVRMVGMVFDANKGFVLPQALPGIRKIVAMNKAYPAAKMLVVGHAESDEIHAGIDLARHRAEMLTAYLVGKHEPWLACFGPSQVAASRWGTREIQLMLSALDNGGKPFFEGCASGITDEKTKSAIKAFQKSKALKDDGIVGPKTREALVKAYLEIEDTTVTHDDIPLPHGCEGHPDGSIAEAGLVEDDRRVEVFFFEKKIKPRPPKGVSHEGDVEYTQWTSKLEETQDFEVHGVHVRVVDAKKKAVANLPVKLVGPVELDSVTDDHGYASFVGLKAGRYLLRSAKQDNPIPQISLNYPTAKTVAAK